The following are from one region of the Desulfonatronum thiosulfatophilum genome:
- a CDS encoding ATP-binding protein: MRQNNPPGFDRLSLPAEYSSLDTFQEFVQERAESAGLPPSAYLKIVMVQEEVLLNIFKNAYPPERQGLVELACGQQEDGQGFLVRYTDQGRPFDPLSAPPPDVTLDIDDREEGGLGILLMKKMSRSQHYQREGDSNILELVFDP; this comes from the coding sequence TTGCGGCAAAATAACCCTCCTGGATTTGACCGTCTCTCATTGCCGGCCGAATATTCCTCCCTGGATACTTTCCAGGAGTTTGTCCAGGAGCGTGCGGAATCGGCGGGACTGCCTCCTTCCGCCTACCTGAAGATCGTCATGGTTCAGGAAGAAGTGCTCTTGAACATATTCAAGAACGCCTACCCACCTGAACGCCAGGGGCTTGTGGAATTGGCTTGCGGTCAGCAGGAGGACGGCCAGGGATTCCTGGTGCGCTACACGGACCAGGGACGCCCTTTTGATCCGCTTTCCGCACCTCCGCCGGATGTGACCCTGGATATTGACGACCGCGAAGAGGGCGGACTGGGTATTCTGCTGATGAAAAAAATGAGTCGTTCCCAGCATTATCAACGAGAGGGGGACTCAAATATTCTTGAGCTTGTCTTTGATCCATAA
- a CDS encoding HAD family hydrolase, with amino-acid sequence MLSIDIPGWKTLHLDHLFLDYNGTLALDGKVLPGVRERLQELAVSLEIHVLTADTFGSVREELGETPCDLLIIPDMDQAKAKADYLESFKPSGSVAVGNGRNDALMLQKAALGIALLQDEGSATQTLNAADVVCRSILDALDLLRKPLRLTATLRD; translated from the coding sequence ATGCTGAGCATAGACATCCCCGGCTGGAAAACACTCCACCTTGACCACCTGTTTCTGGACTACAACGGAACCCTGGCCCTGGACGGAAAAGTTCTGCCCGGAGTCCGGGAACGGTTGCAGGAACTGGCCGTATCCCTGGAAATCCATGTCCTCACGGCGGACACCTTCGGCAGCGTGCGGGAAGAGTTGGGGGAAACGCCTTGTGATTTGCTGATCATTCCGGACATGGATCAGGCCAAGGCAAAGGCGGATTATCTGGAATCGTTCAAACCGTCCGGCAGCGTGGCCGTGGGCAACGGGCGCAATGACGCCTTGATGCTGCAAAAGGCCGCCTTGGGCATCGCCCTGCTCCAGGACGAAGGATCGGCCACGCAGACCCTGAACGCGGCGGATGTTGTGTGCCGTTCCATCCTCGACGCCCTGGATCTTCTCCGCAAACCTCTCCGCCTGACGGCGACATTGCGCGACTAG
- the hemB gene encoding porphobilinogen synthase yields the protein MTFHRGRRLRRTATLRGLVRETAVSRHDLIQPYFVVDIDDSNFVKPIGAMPGQNQLGLNKLVERVGRAVDLGLAACILFGIPKTKDATGSQGWAENGIVQRAVSALKRSYPDLCVITDVCLCEYTDHGHCGLISGEEVLNDPTLDLLAKVALSHARAGADIVAPSDMMDGRVGAIRDALDGQGFTHLPIMSYAVKYASGFYGPFREAAESPPQFGDRKTYQMDPANRREAFREAQADLDEGADMLMVKPALPYLDILRDLRETTDVPLAAYQVSGEYAMIKAAALNGWIDEKTVVLETLTGIKRAGADLILTYFTENVLEWLE from the coding sequence ATGACCTTCCACCGTGGACGCCGCCTGCGGCGCACCGCAACATTGCGCGGTCTTGTCCGAGAGACGGCCGTCTCCCGTCATGATCTGATCCAGCCGTATTTTGTCGTGGATATTGACGACTCGAATTTCGTCAAGCCCATCGGCGCAATGCCCGGACAGAACCAGCTTGGCCTGAACAAGCTGGTGGAGCGCGTCGGGCGGGCCGTGGACCTGGGGCTTGCGGCCTGCATACTTTTCGGCATCCCCAAGACCAAGGACGCTACGGGCTCTCAGGGGTGGGCGGAAAACGGCATTGTCCAGCGGGCCGTTTCCGCGCTGAAACGTTCCTATCCGGACCTGTGCGTGATCACGGATGTCTGCCTTTGCGAATACACCGACCACGGACACTGCGGCCTGATCTCCGGGGAAGAGGTGCTCAACGATCCGACTCTGGACCTGCTGGCCAAGGTCGCCTTGTCCCATGCCCGGGCCGGAGCGGACATCGTTGCCCCATCGGACATGATGGACGGCCGGGTGGGAGCCATTCGCGACGCTCTGGACGGCCAGGGATTCACGCATCTGCCGATCATGAGCTATGCCGTGAAATACGCATCCGGCTTCTACGGCCCCTTTCGGGAGGCCGCGGAGAGCCCGCCCCAGTTCGGCGACCGCAAGACCTACCAGATGGATCCGGCCAACCGCCGCGAAGCCTTCCGGGAAGCCCAGGCCGATCTTGACGAGGGGGCCGACATGCTGATGGTCAAGCCGGCTCTGCCCTACCTGGACATTCTCCGTGACCTGCGCGAAACCACCGACGTTCCGCTGGCCGCCTACCAGGTCAGCGGCGAGTACGCCATGATCAAGGCCGCGGCCCTGAACGGCTGGATCGATGAGAAGACCGTGGTCCTGGAAACCCTGACCGGCATCAAACGCGCCGGCGCGGATCTGATCCTGACCTACTTCACCGAGAACGTGCTGGAATGGCTGGAGTGA
- a CDS encoding DNA polymerase IV, translated as MPLQTPSNIFLPTHSALILHVDMDAFFASVEQLDFPELRGKPVIVGGSERGVVSACSYEARRYGVHSAMPMFKAKRLCPHGVFVPGRMRRYGEASRDVMAVLERFSPLVEQASVDEAYLDVSGQERIFGPPEQLGTALKLAVLEATGLRCSVGMAPVKFLAKIASDQDKPDGLFIIRPDQVQAFLSELPISKIPGVGPRAVEKLAVFRIRTAGDAQRFSEEFWRQRFGKWGEQLFDRARGIDPRRVVREYEAKSEGAENTFAEDTDDREELKRWLLDQAERVGRRLRRDNHKGRTVTLKLKYNDFKSITRARTLGEATNATRVIFETAASLLESEELVRKVRLIGVSVSNFSNGPCQLPLFQAPKARVDETLDRTLDAIRDKFGQNAMVRGRIFDFRRKS; from the coding sequence ATGCCCTTGCAGACTCCTTCTAACATTTTTCTACCCACTCATTCCGCTTTGATCCTGCACGTGGACATGGATGCATTTTTTGCTTCCGTGGAACAGCTGGATTTTCCGGAATTACGTGGAAAGCCCGTGATTGTCGGCGGTTCTGAGCGGGGGGTGGTTTCGGCGTGCAGTTACGAAGCCCGGCGTTACGGCGTGCATTCCGCCATGCCCATGTTCAAGGCCAAACGTCTCTGTCCGCACGGCGTCTTCGTGCCGGGCCGCATGCGGCGCTATGGCGAAGCGTCCCGTGATGTGATGGCGGTTCTGGAGCGGTTTTCGCCGCTGGTGGAACAGGCTTCCGTGGATGAGGCCTATTTGGATGTCAGTGGTCAGGAGCGGATCTTCGGTCCTCCCGAGCAGCTTGGAACGGCTCTGAAGCTGGCGGTGTTGGAGGCCACCGGGTTGCGGTGTTCCGTGGGTATGGCTCCGGTCAAGTTCCTGGCCAAGATCGCCTCGGACCAGGACAAGCCGGACGGGTTGTTCATCATCCGGCCGGATCAGGTCCAGGCGTTTCTGAGTGAGCTGCCGATTTCCAAAATTCCCGGCGTGGGGCCGCGGGCCGTGGAGAAACTTGCGGTCTTCCGGATACGTACAGCCGGGGATGCGCAACGGTTTTCCGAGGAGTTTTGGCGACAGCGCTTCGGGAAGTGGGGCGAACAGCTGTTCGACCGTGCCCGGGGGATTGATCCTCGAAGAGTGGTCCGCGAGTATGAGGCAAAGAGCGAGGGGGCAGAAAACACATTTGCCGAGGATACCGACGACCGGGAGGAGCTAAAGCGCTGGCTTCTGGACCAAGCCGAGCGCGTAGGGCGGCGCTTGCGCCGAGACAACCACAAGGGACGGACTGTGACCCTGAAGCTCAAGTACAATGATTTCAAGTCGATCACCCGCGCCAGAACCCTTGGCGAGGCGACCAATGCCACACGGGTGATTTTCGAGACCGCGGCATCCCTGCTGGAAAGCGAGGAATTGGTACGCAAGGTCCGTCTGATCGGGGTAAGCGTTTCCAACTTTTCCAACGGTCCATGCCAGCTTCCTCTGTTTCAGGCTCCAAAAGCCCGAGTGGACGAAACCCTGGATCGGACCTTGGACGCCATACGGGACAAGTTCGGGCAGAATGCCATGGTTCGCGGGCGAATTTTTGATTTTCGGAGAAAGTCATGA
- the ahbA gene encoding siroheme decarboxylase subunit alpha codes for MDAVDKKILDLIQTDFPIDSRPYARIGERFGLTEAEALARVRALKGKGIIRRIGANFQSRKLGWTSTLCAARVPEDKLDLFTAEVNRHPGVTHNYLRQHMYNVWFTMIAPSVEKVRETLAEITAKTGIKILNLPAVKTFKIKVDFPMSRKDQE; via the coding sequence ATGGACGCCGTCGACAAGAAAATTCTGGACCTGATTCAGACCGATTTTCCCATTGATTCCCGCCCCTACGCCCGGATCGGCGAACGCTTCGGATTGACGGAGGCCGAGGCCTTGGCCAGGGTCCGGGCATTGAAAGGCAAGGGCATCATCCGCCGCATCGGAGCAAATTTCCAGTCCCGCAAGCTGGGCTGGACCAGCACCCTCTGCGCGGCCCGGGTTCCGGAGGACAAGCTGGATCTCTTCACCGCCGAGGTCAACCGCCATCCCGGCGTGACCCACAACTATCTGCGCCAGCACATGTACAACGTCTGGTTCACGATGATCGCGCCCAGCGTGGAAAAGGTCCGCGAGACCCTGGCAGAGATCACGGCCAAAACCGGGATCAAAATCCTGAATCTGCCGGCCGTGAAGACCTTCAAGATCAAGGTGGACTTTCCCATGTCCCGCAAGGACCAGGAATAG
- the ahbD gene encoding heme b synthase produces the protein MHPESKAPQSGPPHHHERSLDGSQTTQGSGHPTERPSGHPGNLPIGHPHGHPGAPKTLDDGSPLCRLIAWEVTRSCNLACKHCRAEAHMEPYPGEFSTEEAKALIDTFPEVGDPIIIFTGGEPLLRKDIFELVRYADAKGLRCVMAPNGTLVTAETARLMKDSGIQRASISLDGPDAASHDAFRGVEGAFDAAMRGIEHLKSVDLPFQINTTVTRNNLGQFKEIFHLAEKLGAVAWHIFLLVPTGRGANLGREVITGEEYEEVLNWFYDFRKTTKMQLKATCAPHYLRILRQRAKEEGIPVTMDNFGLDAVSRGCLGGTGFCFISHTGQVQPCGYLELDCGQVRNTPFPEIWKKSKQFLEFRDQKSYQGKCGVCEYHKVCAGCRARAMTMNGHYLAEEPLCTYQPQKLRKAD, from the coding sequence ATGCACCCAGAATCCAAAGCTCCCCAGTCCGGACCGCCACATCATCATGAACGATCACTGGACGGTTCTCAAACAACTCAGGGATCAGGCCATCCCACGGAACGCCCTTCAGGACATCCGGGCAACCTGCCCATTGGCCATCCCCATGGCCATCCCGGTGCGCCTAAGACCTTGGACGACGGCTCTCCCCTCTGCCGCCTGATTGCCTGGGAGGTGACACGCTCCTGCAACCTGGCCTGCAAGCATTGCCGGGCCGAGGCGCACATGGAGCCTTACCCGGGGGAGTTCTCCACCGAGGAAGCCAAGGCGCTGATCGATACCTTTCCCGAAGTGGGCGACCCGATCATTATTTTCACCGGCGGCGAGCCTCTACTGAGGAAGGATATTTTCGAGCTGGTGCGCTATGCCGACGCCAAGGGTCTGCGCTGCGTTATGGCGCCCAACGGAACCCTGGTCACCGCGGAAACGGCGCGCCTGATGAAGGATTCCGGCATCCAGCGGGCCAGCATCTCCCTGGACGGCCCGGACGCCGCCAGCCATGACGCATTCCGCGGCGTGGAAGGCGCATTCGACGCGGCCATGCGGGGCATCGAGCATTTGAAGTCCGTGGATCTGCCCTTCCAGATCAACACCACCGTGACCCGGAACAACCTGGGCCAGTTCAAGGAGATCTTCCACCTCGCCGAAAAGCTGGGTGCCGTTGCCTGGCACATCTTTTTGCTCGTTCCAACGGGCCGGGGCGCGAATCTGGGCCGGGAAGTGATCACCGGTGAGGAATACGAGGAGGTCCTGAACTGGTTTTACGATTTCCGCAAGACCACCAAGATGCAGCTCAAGGCCACCTGCGCCCCGCATTACCTGCGCATCCTGCGCCAACGGGCCAAGGAGGAAGGCATACCGGTGACCATGGACAATTTCGGCCTGGACGCGGTCAGCCGGGGCTGTCTCGGCGGAACGGGATTCTGCTTCATCTCCCATACCGGCCAGGTCCAGCCCTGCGGCTATCTGGAATTGGATTGCGGACAGGTACGGAACACGCCGTTTCCGGAAATCTGGAAGAAATCGAAGCAGTTTTTGGAATTTCGCGATCAGAAAAGCTATCAGGGCAAGTGCGGGGTCTGTGAATACCACAAGGTCTGCGCGGGCTGCCGGGCTCGGGCCATGACCATGAACGGTCACTATCTTGCCGAAGAACCCTTGTGCACCTACCAGCCCCAAAAATTAAGGAAAGCGGATTAA
- the ahbC gene encoding 12,18-didecarboxysiroheme deacetylase, with the protein MIGISKLYCGTIEPSDALRYGRHSGKLPSHLLQFSQDKKPVVVWNMTRRCNLKCVHCYAKAVDPDGVDEISTAQAKTMIDDLAAFGSPVMLFSGGEPLVRKDLVELAHYAVSKDMRAVISTNGTLITKQKARELKEVGLSYVGISLDGGEAVHDSFRAVPGSFKKALEGIANCQAEGLKVGLRFTINKRNVDEVPVLFDLVRDLEIPRICFYHLVYSGRGSDLINEDLDHEQTRAVVNQIIDQTKAMFDAGLPKEVLTVDNHADGPLIYLRLLQEDPKRAEEVRELLSFNEGNNSGRGIGCISWDGQVHADQFWRNHTFGNVLERPFSEIWMDPNIELLAKLKDKKAHVTGRCGECRFLSVCGGNFRARSEAFHGDIWAPDPACYLTDEEISGPAIA; encoded by the coding sequence ATGATCGGCATATCCAAACTTTACTGCGGTACCATCGAACCCTCCGACGCCCTGCGCTACGGTCGGCATTCCGGCAAGCTGCCGTCGCATCTACTCCAGTTTTCCCAGGACAAGAAACCGGTCGTGGTCTGGAACATGACCAGGCGTTGCAACCTCAAGTGCGTGCACTGCTATGCCAAGGCGGTGGACCCGGACGGAGTGGATGAAATCTCCACGGCCCAGGCCAAGACCATGATTGACGACCTGGCGGCCTTTGGTTCGCCGGTCATGCTTTTCTCCGGCGGCGAACCTCTGGTCCGCAAGGATCTGGTCGAACTGGCCCATTATGCCGTATCCAAGGACATGCGCGCCGTCATCTCCACCAACGGCACCCTGATCACGAAGCAAAAGGCCCGCGAACTCAAGGAAGTCGGCCTTTCCTATGTTGGTATTTCGCTGGACGGCGGCGAAGCGGTGCACGACAGCTTTCGGGCCGTGCCGGGCTCCTTCAAGAAGGCCCTGGAAGGCATTGCCAACTGTCAGGCCGAGGGCCTCAAGGTCGGACTACGCTTCACCATCAACAAGCGCAACGTGGATGAAGTTCCGGTGCTGTTCGATCTGGTCCGCGACCTGGAAATTCCCCGGATCTGCTTCTACCATCTGGTCTATTCCGGACGCGGCTCGGACCTGATCAACGAGGACCTGGATCACGAGCAGACCCGCGCCGTGGTCAACCAGATCATTGACCAGACCAAAGCCATGTTCGACGCCGGCTTGCCCAAGGAAGTCCTCACCGTGGACAATCATGCCGACGGCCCCTTGATCTATCTGCGCCTGCTCCAGGAAGACCCCAAGCGGGCCGAAGAGGTCCGGGAACTGCTTTCCTTCAACGAAGGCAACAACTCCGGGCGAGGCATCGGCTGCATTTCCTGGGACGGTCAGGTTCATGCGGACCAGTTCTGGCGCAACCACACCTTCGGCAACGTCCTGGAGCGCCCCTTTTCGGAAATCTGGATGGACCCGAACATTGAACTCCTGGCCAAACTCAAGGACAAGAAGGCCCACGTCACCGGACGCTGCGGCGAATGTCGCTTCCTGAGCGTCTGCGGCGGCAACTTCCGCGCCCGCTCCGAAGCTTTCCACGGCGACATCTGGGCCCCGGACCCGGCCTGCTACCTCACGGACGAGGAAATCTCAGGCCCTGCGATCGCGTGA
- a CDS encoding potassium channel family protein: protein MKYLPSQLLTLLNTKPAKRDLRVLVKFLLVLILLVTTYTILFHVIMVHYEGRNYSWVTGVYWTLVTMSTLGFGDIVFHTDLGMLFSVTVLLSGVVFLLVMLPFTFIQFFYAPWLESYAKSRTIRSLPKETEDHVIIVGTDAVCLSLPHKLKQHQRDSFLVVGDQPLAMALQDQGYKVVHGDLDDGETYKRIQVDKAALVVVNNSEDKINTNIVYTLREFCETPIVTNASDEDSVDILQLAGSSQVYQFTKMLGQSLARRVLGVSMQANIIGRFDELLIAEVPAMRSSLEGKTILESRLRELTGITVAGVWERGRFKVPTPDTLITSSTVLVLAGSEQQLAVYDEIFGGNWKSEAQVLILGGGRVGRAAADTLKSRDVNYRIVEKNIRAVRSGSEEYIHGSAADLDTLRKAGIDTAPSVIVTTHDDDMNIYLTIYCRRLRPDIQIITRATLDRNISKLHRAGADLVMSYASLGRTSITNYLLQDNTLMVSEGLNIFKTPVPRQLTGKTLEQSRIRQETGCNVIAIGRQGKLDVNPAPGSSIAKDSELILIGDAESELCFMDLYNKKKD from the coding sequence ATGAAATATCTCCCCTCTCAACTGCTCACCTTGCTGAACACGAAGCCGGCGAAAAGAGATTTGCGGGTTCTGGTAAAGTTCCTGCTGGTTCTCATTTTGCTGGTGACAACCTACACGATCCTTTTTCATGTGATCATGGTGCATTATGAAGGTCGAAACTACTCCTGGGTGACCGGCGTCTACTGGACCCTGGTAACGATGTCCACGCTGGGCTTTGGGGACATCGTTTTTCATACTGATCTGGGGATGCTCTTTTCGGTGACGGTCCTGCTCTCCGGGGTTGTGTTTCTTCTGGTGATGCTTCCGTTCACCTTTATTCAGTTTTTCTATGCGCCGTGGCTGGAATCCTACGCCAAATCGCGCACAATTCGTTCACTGCCCAAGGAGACGGAAGATCACGTGATCATCGTCGGCACGGATGCCGTTTGCCTGAGCCTGCCGCACAAGCTCAAGCAGCATCAGCGGGATTCTTTTCTGGTCGTCGGAGATCAACCACTTGCAATGGCTCTGCAAGATCAGGGTTACAAGGTCGTCCACGGCGACCTGGACGACGGCGAAACCTACAAACGGATTCAGGTTGACAAGGCCGCTCTGGTCGTTGTGAACAACAGCGAGGACAAAATCAACACCAATATCGTCTACACCCTGCGCGAGTTCTGTGAAACTCCCATCGTGACCAACGCCTCGGACGAGGATTCCGTGGACATCCTGCAACTGGCTGGCAGTTCGCAAGTCTATCAGTTCACCAAAATGCTTGGTCAATCCCTGGCGCGCAGAGTGCTTGGCGTGAGCATGCAGGCGAACATCATCGGCAGGTTCGATGAACTGCTGATTGCCGAAGTTCCGGCCATGCGCAGTTCCCTGGAAGGAAAAACCATTCTGGAGAGCCGACTGCGGGAACTGACCGGAATCACCGTTGCCGGAGTATGGGAACGCGGCCGTTTCAAGGTGCCGACCCCGGATACCCTGATTACATCTTCCACAGTGCTTGTGCTGGCCGGTTCGGAACAACAGCTGGCCGTGTATGACGAAATATTCGGAGGAAACTGGAAAAGCGAGGCCCAGGTGCTGATTCTCGGCGGAGGCAGGGTCGGGCGGGCCGCCGCGGATACTCTGAAATCGCGGGACGTGAACTACCGGATCGTGGAGAAGAATATCCGCGCCGTGCGAAGCGGTTCGGAAGAGTACATCCATGGCAGTGCGGCGGACCTGGATACCCTGCGCAAGGCGGGCATCGATACGGCCCCCTCAGTCATCGTGACCACCCACGACGACGACATGAACATTTATCTGACCATCTACTGTCGTCGTCTGCGGCCGGATATCCAGATCATCACCCGGGCCACGCTGGATCGCAACATTTCCAAACTGCACCGTGCAGGCGCCGACCTGGTGATGTCCTATGCCTCCCTCGGAAGAACCAGCATCACCAACTACCTGCTTCAGGACAATACATTGATGGTTTCCGAGGGATTGAACATCTTCAAGACCCCGGTTCCCAGGCAATTGACCGGAAAGACGCTGGAGCAAAGCCGGATCCGTCAAGAAACCGGCTGCAACGTGATCGCCATCGGCCGACAGGGCAAGCTGGACGTCAATCCCGCTCCAGGCAGCTCCATCGCGAAAGACTCCGAACTGATATTGATCGGCGATGCGGAGTCGGAACTCTGTTTCATGGATTTGTACAACAAGAAAAAGGATTGA
- a CDS encoding nickel-dependent hydrogenase large subunit, with the protein MSGCKPQAAPVVAATPQSTYSGPIVVDPLTRIEGHLRLEVEVDNGKVVNARSSSQLYRGLETILKGRDPRDAQHFTQRACGVCTYTHALASVRCLDDAVGVEIPDNARLIRNLVLASQFMVDHLIHFYVLHALDWVDVTSALQADPIQAAKIANNISPRPTSADDLKAVQTRLAAFVEQGQLGIFTNADFLGGHPAYYLPPEVNLIGTAHYLEALGFQIKASRAMAVFGGKVPHTQFTISGGVTCYDALRPERLEEYRGLYRETRQFIEQVYIPDLLAIASYYKDWAGIGGCTNYLSFGEFPKNERDLESRWLPPGVIMNRDLANVQKVDPNAIYEHVAASWYEGTQARHPYDGVTEPKYTSLDDKQRYSWSKAPRYMDEPMEVGPLASVLVAYAKGHPETKAAVDMVLNHLGVGPEALHSTLGRTAARGIKALTVAQKNEDWLDELVENVKSGNTKLVVDHEMPDEAEGVGFADVSRGALSHWIKIKGGKIENFQLVVPSTWNLGPRCDKGKLGPVEEALIDTPIADPKRPVELLRTVHSFDPCIACGVHVIDSRTNQVHEFKIL; encoded by the coding sequence ATGTCAGGCTGTAAGCCACAAGCCGCGCCGGTTGTTGCGGCAACACCCCAAAGCACCTATTCCGGACCCATTGTCGTTGATCCCTTGACCCGAATCGAGGGACATTTGCGTCTGGAAGTGGAAGTCGACAACGGCAAGGTCGTGAATGCCCGTTCCAGCTCCCAGTTGTACCGCGGACTGGAAACCATCCTTAAAGGACGCGACCCTCGAGACGCGCAGCACTTCACGCAGCGCGCCTGCGGCGTCTGCACCTACACCCATGCCCTGGCATCCGTCCGCTGCCTGGATGATGCCGTGGGCGTGGAAATCCCGGACAATGCCAGGCTCATCCGGAATCTGGTGCTCGCATCCCAGTTCATGGTCGACCATCTCATCCATTTCTATGTCCTGCATGCCCTGGACTGGGTGGATGTGACCAGTGCCTTGCAAGCTGATCCGATCCAGGCCGCCAAGATCGCCAACAACATCTCCCCCCGCCCCACTTCCGCCGACGACCTCAAGGCCGTGCAGACCAGACTGGCGGCTTTCGTCGAACAGGGACAACTCGGAATCTTCACCAATGCCGACTTCCTGGGCGGCCACCCGGCCTACTATCTCCCGCCCGAGGTGAATCTCATCGGCACGGCCCATTATCTGGAAGCATTGGGTTTTCAGATCAAGGCTTCCCGCGCCATGGCCGTATTCGGCGGGAAGGTACCGCACACCCAGTTCACCATCAGCGGCGGCGTGACCTGTTACGATGCCCTGCGGCCGGAACGCCTTGAGGAATACCGCGGCCTGTACCGGGAGACCCGCCAGTTCATCGAACAGGTCTATATCCCGGACTTGTTGGCCATTGCCTCCTATTACAAGGACTGGGCCGGCATCGGCGGATGCACGAACTACCTGAGCTTTGGTGAGTTCCCGAAGAACGAACGGGATCTGGAAAGTCGTTGGCTGCCTCCGGGGGTGATCATGAACCGCGACCTGGCCAACGTTCAGAAGGTTGATCCGAACGCCATCTATGAACATGTGGCCGCCAGCTGGTACGAAGGCACGCAGGCACGCCATCCGTACGACGGCGTAACCGAACCCAAGTATACCAGTCTGGACGACAAGCAGCGCTATTCCTGGTCGAAAGCACCCCGTTACATGGACGAACCCATGGAAGTCGGCCCCCTGGCCTCCGTGCTTGTGGCTTACGCCAAGGGACATCCGGAGACAAAGGCCGCCGTGGACATGGTCCTCAACCATCTCGGCGTGGGCCCCGAGGCTCTGCATTCCACCCTGGGTCGGACCGCGGCCCGCGGCATCAAGGCTCTGACCGTTGCCCAGAAGAACGAAGACTGGCTGGATGAACTGGTGGAAAATGTGAAGAGCGGCAACACCAAGCTCGTCGTAGATCATGAAATGCCGGATGAAGCTGAAGGCGTCGGTTTTGCGGATGTTTCCCGCGGCGCCCTGAGCCACTGGATCAAGATCAAGGGCGGCAAGATCGAGAACTTCCAACTGGTGGTGCCATCCACCTGGAACCTGGGACCGCGTTGCGACAAGGGCAAGCTCGGACCGGTGGAAGAGGCGCTGATCGACACGCCCATCGCCGACCCGAAGCGCCCCGTGGAACTCTTGCGCACCGTGCACTCCTTCGATCCCTGCATCGCCTGCGGCGTGCACGTCATCGACTCCAGGACCAACCAGGTTCATGAGTTCAAGATCCTGTAG
- a CDS encoding DUF3108 domain-containing protein gives MINHVKSTLLRNTVISVIQRRISMRPFWSFVLFVVVCLAGLGLFRMESDAAQGEEHIEFSFSPGEVLRYNVRWGVIPAAHATLEVHPMVELDGRLAHHFVMTTRTNSFADYFYRYRNHIDSFTDIDMSRSLNFNKREEERSRRRNVDVHFNWTRGVAQVTENGRTRDGAELVNGTFDPLSIFYVFRSRPLHVGAELSVPVSDGKKLVHGVAKVVAREEISIEGRVFDCFIVEPDLKDLGGVFQKSPDAALQIWVTADESRLPVRVRSKVVVGYFTAELDLET, from the coding sequence ATGATCAATCACGTCAAGAGCACTTTGTTGCGCAATACGGTAATTTCGGTAATACAGCGACGGATTTCCATGCGACCATTCTGGTCCTTTGTCCTGTTCGTTGTGGTCTGCCTGGCGGGACTTGGCCTGTTCCGGATGGAATCCGACGCGGCGCAAGGCGAGGAGCATATTGAATTCTCTTTCTCGCCCGGAGAAGTTCTGCGGTACAACGTACGCTGGGGCGTCATTCCGGCGGCCCATGCCACCCTGGAAGTGCATCCCATGGTGGAGCTGGACGGACGACTGGCGCATCATTTCGTGATGACCACCAGAACCAATTCGTTTGCCGACTATTTCTACCGCTACCGCAACCACATCGACTCCTTCACGGATATCGACATGAGCCGCTCCCTTAATTTCAACAAGCGCGAGGAAGAACGGTCGCGACGTCGCAATGTGGACGTGCACTTCAACTGGACCCGTGGGGTGGCTCAAGTCACCGAGAACGGCCGGACCAGGGATGGCGCTGAGCTGGTGAATGGAACATTTGATCCGCTGTCGATTTTTTATGTCTTCCGCTCGCGGCCGTTGCATGTGGGCGCGGAGCTGAGCGTTCCGGTTTCAGACGGCAAGAAACTGGTTCATGGAGTGGCGAAAGTGGTTGCCAGGGAGGAAATCAGCATCGAAGGGCGGGTTTTTGATTGTTTCATCGTGGAGCCGGACCTGAAGGACCTGGGCGGAGTTTTTCAGAAGAGTCCGGATGCCGCGCTGCAAATCTGGGTAACTGCCGATGAATCACGGTTACCGGTGCGGGTGCGCAGCAAGGTTGTCGTCGGCTACTTCACGGCCGAACTCGATCTTGAAACTTGA